Proteins encoded together in one uncultured Desulfosarcina sp. window:
- a CDS encoding type II secretion system F family protein, with protein MPIYLWEGKNRNNVVQKGEMEAASEDVVRSNLSRLRITPSKIKKKPKDLFENVSFLQPKVTQKDVILFCRQFSTMIDAGLPIIQCMDILHAQQENATFKKMLKSIKEQVESGSTLADSLKKYPRQFDDLFVNMVAAGEAGGILDTILRRLSAYMEKAAKLKGQVKGAMTYPIVTLIIAVLVVAVILVFVIPVFQEMFADMGGTLPGPTLIVIGMSDFVKTKIHWIIIGVVLFIWAFRKYYRTDRGRKMVDATMLKLPVFGLLLRKVAVAKFTRTMGTMLSSGVAILEALDIVAKTAGNKTIEQAIYTVRSGIAEGRTMADPLGETGVFPAMVCQMISVGESTGALDAMLQKIADFYEEEVDQAVENMTALIEPFMLVFLGVVIGGLVISMYLPVFKMAGNL; from the coding sequence ATGCCGATTTACCTGTGGGAAGGAAAGAACAGGAACAATGTCGTTCAGAAAGGCGAGATGGAAGCAGCCAGTGAGGACGTGGTTCGCTCCAATCTCAGCAGACTTCGGATAACGCCTTCTAAAATAAAGAAAAAACCCAAAGATCTTTTTGAGAACGTCTCTTTTCTTCAGCCCAAGGTAACCCAAAAGGACGTTATCCTGTTTTGCCGGCAGTTTTCGACCATGATCGATGCGGGGCTTCCCATTATTCAGTGTATGGACATTCTGCATGCCCAGCAGGAAAACGCCACTTTCAAGAAGATGTTGAAATCCATCAAGGAACAGGTGGAAAGTGGTTCCACGTTGGCCGATTCCCTGAAAAAGTATCCCAGACAATTCGACGACTTGTTCGTGAACATGGTTGCCGCCGGTGAAGCCGGCGGTATCCTGGACACCATCCTGCGGCGGCTGTCGGCTTACATGGAAAAGGCCGCCAAACTGAAAGGCCAGGTCAAAGGTGCGATGACCTACCCGATCGTCACCTTGATTATTGCTGTTTTGGTGGTTGCCGTCATTCTGGTCTTTGTCATTCCCGTATTCCAGGAAATGTTTGCCGATATGGGCGGGACGCTACCCGGACCTACACTCATTGTAATTGGCATGAGCGACTTCGTGAAAACGAAGATTCACTGGATCATTATTGGAGTGGTTCTTTTTATCTGGGCGTTCAGAAAGTACTACCGGACCGATCGCGGACGGAAAATGGTCGATGCCACCATGCTGAAATTGCCGGTATTCGGCCTTTTGCTTCGCAAAGTGGCGGTCGCCAAGTTCACCCGGACCATGGGAACCATGCTTTCCAGCGGCGTCGCCATTTTGGAAGCCCTGGATATCGTCGCCAAGACAGCGGGCAATAAAACCATTGAACAGGCCATCTATACCGTGAGGAGTGGGATTGCCGAAGGCCGCACCATGGCTGATCCACTGGGTGAGACCGGTGTTTTTCCGGCAATGGTGTGCCAGATGATCTCCGTGGGCGAATCGACTGGGGCCCTGGATGCCATGCTCCAGAAAATTGCCGATTTTTACGAGGAGGAAGTGGATCAAGCGGTCGAAAACATGACAGCGCTGATCGAACCGTTCATGCTTGTTTTTTTAGGTGTTGTCATTGGCGGTCTGGTCATTTCCATGTACCTGCCCGTGTTTAAAATGGCAGGCAATCTGTAA
- the lpxD gene encoding UDP-3-O-(3-hydroxymyristoyl)glucosamine N-acyltransferase, whose protein sequence is MPVEYTLEEIARRIDGETSGNEEMRINGVAPFDAAGATQITFAGGSKFLKRMDACQAGAIIVPEKAVFPGRNLIHVSNPQLAFNGVVALFHPSLSPPAGIDEKAAIGKDVCTGKDIFIGPLAHIGNRVTIGSGTIVHAGVFIGDEVKIGERCVIHPNATIMHGCCIGDRVTIHPGTVIGSDGYGFVPDGGRYHKIPQIGIVQIDDDVEIGACNTIDRATFGRTWIQRGVKTDNLVHIAHNVVIGEDSVIVAQVGIAGSTKIGHHAILAGQAGISGHLELGNHVTVGPMTGVGKSIPDGEVVSSGTNAMPHRTWLRVQHIIPSLPDMKKKVADLEKKLADLEKSVKKESN, encoded by the coding sequence GTGCCCGTCGAATATACACTTGAGGAAATCGCCCGCCGGATCGATGGCGAAACGTCAGGCAACGAGGAAATGCGGATCAATGGCGTCGCCCCTTTTGATGCCGCCGGTGCCACGCAGATCACCTTTGCCGGGGGCAGCAAATTCCTGAAACGGATGGACGCCTGCCAGGCAGGAGCGATTATCGTTCCCGAAAAAGCCGTGTTTCCCGGAAGGAACCTGATCCATGTCAGCAACCCGCAGCTGGCATTCAACGGTGTTGTGGCGTTATTTCACCCGTCGCTTTCACCGCCTGCGGGCATCGACGAAAAGGCAGCCATCGGCAAGGACGTTTGCACCGGAAAAGATATATTTATCGGACCGTTGGCCCATATCGGCAACCGGGTAACCATCGGGTCCGGCACCATCGTGCATGCCGGCGTATTCATCGGAGACGAGGTCAAGATCGGCGAGCGATGCGTCATTCATCCCAATGCAACCATTATGCACGGATGCTGCATCGGCGATCGGGTAACCATCCATCCGGGAACCGTGATCGGCAGCGACGGCTATGGATTCGTGCCCGATGGCGGCCGGTATCATAAAATTCCCCAGATCGGAATCGTGCAGATCGATGACGATGTCGAAATCGGGGCCTGTAACACCATCGATCGGGCCACCTTCGGTCGGACGTGGATTCAACGCGGCGTAAAAACAGACAATCTGGTCCACATTGCCCATAATGTCGTCATTGGAGAAGACAGCGTGATCGTCGCGCAGGTGGGCATCGCCGGCAGCACCAAAATCGGGCACCACGCGATTCTGGCCGGTCAGGCCGGCATCTCCGGCCACCTGGAACTCGGTAATCACGTCACGGTCGGCCCCATGACCGGCGTCGGCAAATCCATACCGGATGGAGAAGTGGTATCATCGGGGACCAATGCTATGCCCCATAGAACCTGGCTAAGGGTCCAACACATCATTCCGTCCCTGCCGGACATGAAGAAAAAAGTCGCCGACTTGGAAAAGAAACTCGCCGACCTGGAAAAATCCGTAAAAAAAGAATCGAATTGA
- the lpxB gene encoding lipid-A-disaccharide synthase — MPPKRFMIIAGEASGDMHGARLVRAIKKRAPDAFVFGVGANAMQSEGARIIVDSRQLSVVGLTEVISKLPTIYRAMGSVKKAMQRLKPDLLIPIDFPDFNFRVAAVAKKLKIPVLYYISPQIWAWRQNRVKKIKRLVDHMAVILPFEASFYRNHGVPVTFVGHPLLDRIHPPISHASNRSDSEKPVIGLLPGSREKEVATLLPVMLQAAQRINRSLPAAKFLVSCSSSIEEDLLEDILRQYTGALDVSIVKGPVEPIFKKSDILVCASGTVTLEAALHGTPTIIVYKVSPLSYWLGKRLIKVDYIGIANLIAKKQLMPELIQEDASPKTIAETVIRMVSEPKKLRQLEKKLLGVRDLLGGAGASGRVANIAFDLIERSSIKLS, encoded by the coding sequence ATGCCCCCAAAACGGTTCATGATCATTGCCGGGGAAGCGTCCGGCGACATGCACGGCGCAAGGCTGGTCCGGGCCATCAAGAAACGCGCCCCGGATGCCTTCGTTTTTGGCGTGGGAGCCAATGCCATGCAAAGCGAGGGAGCCCGGATCATCGTCGATTCCAGGCAGCTGTCCGTAGTGGGCCTTACGGAAGTCATCTCAAAATTGCCGACGATTTATCGCGCCATGGGCTCGGTAAAAAAGGCGATGCAACGCCTCAAGCCGGATCTGTTGATCCCCATCGATTTCCCCGATTTCAATTTTCGCGTCGCGGCAGTGGCAAAAAAACTGAAAATTCCGGTTCTTTACTACATCAGCCCCCAAATCTGGGCCTGGCGACAAAACAGGGTAAAAAAAATAAAACGCCTGGTCGATCACATGGCAGTCATCCTGCCCTTCGAGGCCTCCTTTTACCGCAACCATGGGGTACCGGTGACCTTTGTGGGGCATCCACTGCTGGACAGGATCCATCCACCAATCAGCCACGCGTCCAATCGATCCGATTCGGAAAAACCGGTTATCGGTCTGCTTCCCGGATCGAGGGAAAAAGAGGTTGCAACGCTGTTGCCGGTCATGCTCCAGGCAGCCCAACGAATCAATCGCAGCCTGCCGGCTGCAAAATTTCTGGTTTCCTGTTCGTCATCCATCGAAGAAGACCTGCTGGAAGACATTTTACGGCAATACACAGGCGCCCTTGATGTGTCTATCGTAAAAGGGCCTGTTGAACCAATATTTAAAAAAAGCGATATCCTGGTATGCGCCTCGGGCACAGTTACTTTGGAAGCCGCGCTCCACGGCACGCCGACGATTATCGTCTACAAGGTATCCCCCTTGAGCTATTGGCTGGGAAAACGACTGATCAAGGTCGACTATATTGGAATCGCCAACCTGATCGCGAAAAAGCAGTTGATGCCCGAGTTGATTCAGGAGGACGCTTCGCCGAAAACCATTGCCGAAACAGTGATCCGGATGGTGTCCGAACCGAAAAAATTGAGACAACTTGAAAAAAAGCTGCTGGGCGTGCGGGATCTTCTCGGTGGGGCCGGAGCATCTGGCCGTGTTGCCAACATCGCTTTCGATCTTATCGAACGCTCATCAATCAAGCTTTCTTAA
- a CDS encoding Gfo/Idh/MocA family oxidoreductase gives MKQLRVGVVGVGYLGKFHAQKYHSMPDVDLVGVVDTDPVQGEKVAEENTTTYYRDHQSLYGKVDAISVAAPTPAHFSIARDFLKQNVDVLIEKPMTSRIEDADELLRIAEANGSIIQVGHLERFNPAVVALRGQIDQPRFIESHRLSIYQGRCIDVSVVLDLMIHDIDLILNLVGSTIKSVHAAGIEVVSENIDIANARLEFDNGAVANVTASRISAKNERKLRLFQKDAYISIDFAEHKITLVRPEPNHGDDIIPGMKIKEMKFDKGDALDDELKSFVHSVKHRQQPLVTGQMGRDALKTALSIMAQIKKTSQHLVN, from the coding sequence ATGAAACAACTGCGAGTCGGCGTTGTCGGCGTGGGATATCTGGGAAAGTTTCACGCACAAAAATATCATTCCATGCCGGATGTGGATCTGGTGGGCGTGGTGGATACAGATCCCGTTCAAGGGGAAAAAGTTGCCGAAGAGAACACCACTACCTATTACCGAGACCACCAATCCCTTTATGGGAAAGTCGATGCCATCAGCGTTGCGGCACCGACGCCGGCGCATTTCTCCATCGCCAGGGATTTTTTGAAACAGAATGTCGATGTTCTGATCGAAAAACCAATGACCAGCCGCATCGAAGACGCGGATGAATTGCTTCGGATCGCCGAAGCCAATGGATCGATTATTCAGGTAGGGCACCTGGAGCGCTTCAACCCCGCGGTGGTCGCGCTGCGAGGCCAAATTGACCAGCCGCGCTTTATTGAATCCCATCGGCTCAGCATTTATCAAGGGCGTTGCATCGACGTCAGCGTGGTTTTGGATCTGATGATCCATGATATCGACTTGATTCTGAATTTAGTGGGTTCGACGATCAAAAGCGTTCATGCTGCCGGCATCGAAGTTGTATCCGAAAACATCGATATTGCCAATGCCCGCCTGGAGTTTGACAATGGCGCCGTGGCCAATGTTACGGCCAGCCGAATATCTGCAAAAAACGAGCGAAAACTGAGGCTTTTTCAGAAAGACGCCTACATCTCCATCGATTTCGCCGAACACAAAATCACCCTTGTCCGTCCGGAACCGAATCACGGCGATGACATCATCCCGGGCATGAAAATCAAGGAAATGAAATTCGACAAGGGCGACGCGTTGGACGATGAGTTGAAATCATTCGTTCACTCCGTTAAACATCGCCAGCAACCCCTGGTAACGGGCCAGATGGGCCGTGATGCACTGAAGACCGCCCTGTCTATCATGGCCCAGATTAAAAAAACCAGTCAGCATCTTGTAAATTGA
- a CDS encoding ATP-binding protein: MIELPPKFQHDQETFSRKLNWLMSLRFLFALLLLGSTIAVQVVYRNYRLEIPILLLYGLGGTIVLLSAFYGLIAPIVKKHHVLFVNFQICIDTICISLVVFITGGYSSVFSFLYLLIVIYSSVFVFKQGTLMVALFCSLQFAILLVLELYGYIDPFGYGGFLRGATLTGVQVFQKSAIMAVACFSVAFLSGYLSDQERKSKAELVAMEAHLDRVKNLAQIGEMAAGLAHEIKNPLASLSGAIQILKGELAQDADNMRLMHIVLRETDRLSSLVNNFLTFARPSAGRTETVNLNAALSEIVTLFEKDGSIDQRVKVTLTALDDAYIEIDPLQLRQVVWNLLLNGAESIDGEGTLTISVKVLRNKWITVEIADSGCGMDDNTLKTIFNPFFTTKPDGTGLGLSIVYRILETYGYRLDVQSTPGKGTVFTLYFKPTDPTPNASTE, from the coding sequence TTGATTGAACTGCCGCCCAAATTCCAGCACGATCAAGAGACATTCAGCCGAAAACTCAACTGGCTGATGTCGCTGCGGTTTTTATTCGCTTTGCTGTTGCTGGGATCGACCATCGCCGTTCAAGTTGTCTACCGGAATTATCGATTAGAAATTCCAATTTTATTGCTCTATGGTCTTGGCGGAACGATTGTTCTGCTGTCTGCTTTTTACGGCCTGATCGCACCAATCGTAAAGAAGCACCATGTCCTTTTTGTCAATTTTCAAATCTGTATCGACACCATTTGTATTTCTCTCGTCGTTTTCATAACGGGGGGCTATTCCAGCGTATTCTCATTTCTGTATCTATTGATCGTCATCTATTCCAGTGTGTTTGTCTTTAAACAGGGCACCCTCATGGTTGCCCTGTTCTGCAGTCTTCAGTTTGCCATACTCCTTGTTCTCGAACTGTACGGGTATATCGACCCATTCGGGTACGGAGGGTTCTTGCGTGGGGCAACTCTTACCGGTGTGCAGGTGTTCCAGAAAAGTGCCATCATGGCCGTAGCGTGTTTTTCCGTTGCATTTCTAAGTGGTTACCTGTCCGATCAGGAGCGCAAGTCGAAAGCGGAACTGGTGGCCATGGAAGCCCATCTCGACAGGGTCAAGAATCTGGCCCAGATTGGTGAGATGGCCGCCGGTCTGGCCCATGAGATTAAAAACCCCCTGGCCTCGTTATCCGGCGCCATCCAGATTCTGAAGGGGGAATTGGCGCAGGATGCGGACAATATGCGCCTGATGCATATCGTTCTTCGCGAAACCGACCGGTTGAGCAGTCTGGTCAACAATTTTCTCACATTCGCAAGGCCTTCTGCGGGAAGGACGGAAACGGTCAATCTGAATGCGGCACTATCGGAAATTGTTACCTTGTTCGAAAAAGACGGTTCCATCGATCAGCGAGTCAAGGTCACGCTAACGGCCCTTGACGACGCCTACATCGAAATTGACCCTTTGCAGCTACGACAGGTCGTATGGAACCTATTGCTGAACGGCGCCGAGTCCATCGATGGCGAGGGTACCTTGACTATTTCCGTGAAGGTACTAAGAAATAAATGGATCACGGTTGAAATTGCCGACAGTGGTTGCGGCATGGACGATAATACCCTAAAGACCATCTTCAATCCATTTTTCACCACGAAACCTGACGGAACCGGACTCGGACTTTCGATTGTGTACCGAATTCTGGAAACCTATGGATATCGACTGGACGTGCAGAGTACACCCGGTAAGGGAACCGTTTTTACCCTTTATTTCAAGCCAACCGACCCCACCCCAAACGCCTCTACCGAATAA
- the fabZ gene encoding 3-hydroxyacyl-ACP dehydratase FabZ, whose translation MDNKFDIQSIMEALPHRYPFLLVDRVVEFEKDKRIVAIKNVTINEPFFQGHFPDGPIMPGVLIVEAMGQAGGVLVIQSLPPDTRVRKIYFMGFDSVRFRKPVVPGDQLVLELKMLKARSKAVKMAGIAKVDGQTVAEATLLAAYGD comes from the coding sequence ATGGATAACAAATTTGACATCCAATCGATCATGGAAGCCCTTCCTCATCGATATCCTTTTTTGCTGGTGGACCGGGTTGTCGAATTCGAGAAAGACAAACGCATTGTTGCCATTAAAAATGTCACCATTAACGAACCGTTTTTTCAGGGGCACTTCCCCGATGGCCCCATCATGCCCGGCGTTCTCATTGTCGAAGCCATGGGACAGGCCGGTGGGGTGCTCGTTATCCAATCGTTGCCGCCTGATACCCGCGTAAGGAAAATTTATTTCATGGGCTTTGACAGCGTCCGTTTCAGAAAACCGGTCGTTCCCGGCGATCAGTTGGTGCTGGAATTGAAAATGTTGAAAGCCAGATCCAAAGCCGTGAAAATGGCCGGCATCGCCAAGGTCGATGGGCAAACCGTCGCCGAAGCGACACTGTTGGCCGCTTATGGAGATTGA
- the lpxI gene encoding UDP-2,3-diacylglucosamine diphosphatase LpxI (LpxI, functionally equivalent to LpxH, replaces it in LPS biosynthesis in a minority of bacteria.): MPDHFPQARIGLIAGSGQFPLLFSKTAVEKGYTLFTAAYVNEADPDLAQWSEKIQWLHLGQVKRLIRFFKQNEVRRAVMLGAIQKTRLFTDVKPDMKAIAIIAGMRHTHDDAIMCAFADSLEKEGIKVEPSTFLLPELLAQKGVWTKRKPTRSEKKDIVMGFSIAREIGRLDIGQSVVVGGGSTLAVEAIDGTDATIERGGKLGNGEAVLVKVCKPNQDFRFDVPSVGMKTIETMIRNRVRALAIEAQKTVVFDQPEMIRLANENDIAIVCE, translated from the coding sequence GTGCCTGACCATTTTCCCCAAGCACGAATCGGCCTCATTGCCGGCAGCGGCCAATTTCCCCTGCTTTTTTCCAAAACTGCCGTGGAAAAGGGATATACCCTGTTCACAGCGGCATATGTCAACGAAGCCGACCCGGATTTGGCCCAATGGTCGGAAAAAATTCAATGGCTTCATCTGGGCCAGGTCAAACGCCTTATCCGCTTTTTCAAACAAAACGAGGTCAGGCGGGCCGTCATGCTGGGCGCCATTCAAAAGACACGTCTGTTCACCGACGTGAAACCGGATATGAAGGCGATCGCCATCATCGCCGGGATGCGGCATACCCACGATGACGCCATTATGTGTGCGTTTGCGGACAGCCTCGAAAAAGAAGGCATCAAGGTGGAACCGTCCACTTTTCTCCTTCCTGAACTGCTGGCGCAAAAAGGTGTCTGGACGAAACGCAAACCGACCCGGTCGGAAAAAAAAGACATTGTCATGGGTTTTTCCATCGCCCGTGAAATCGGCCGGCTGGACATTGGCCAGAGCGTGGTCGTCGGTGGCGGCTCCACGTTGGCCGTGGAGGCCATTGACGGTACCGATGCCACCATCGAGCGCGGGGGTAAACTGGGAAACGGTGAAGCCGTATTGGTAAAAGTATGCAAACCCAATCAGGATTTTCGTTTCGACGTTCCCTCGGTAGGCATGAAAACCATTGAAACCATGATCCGAAACCGTGTTCGGGCATTGGCCATCGAAGCGCAAAAAACCGTCGTTTTCGATCAACCGGAAATGATCCGCCTGGCCAATGAGAATGATATTGCCATTGTCTGTGAATAA
- a CDS encoding choice-of-anchor U domain-containing protein, with protein MKATLRSSFTILIRSMATVLFSATLALGANVTLQWDANDPEPEGYRVFARESGASYNYDSPIWESDEASETTCTLIGLTEGTNYYFVVRAYDGDLESADSEEVSYTPAAATVNQAPVAEAGSSQSVYEEAAVTLDGSGSSDADGSIASYLWAQTGGTSVVLSNAATASASFAAPVVDLTGETLTFSLTVTDDEGESDTDTVTVSVLKSSSTDVDGDNVPDVLDLFPEDASEWADNDGDGIGDNADIDDDNDGMSDTWEETYGLNPLTDDADLDADGDGVSNIDEYTADSDPTTVPGNTAPDAPTIEEVSSADTVSLTPVLVTAAYFDADNDDHFKSQWQIGTDSDFDTLIMDKTSKVQLTAYEVGKMVLDVDTAYYWRVRFIDTDNGVSEWSETGSFITIAAETAGDANLDGIPDSQEVGDAVDVNEDGVADSLEGDIMSFATVEGQTLVGVEPISEGITLVSVESIASDTITDQSVQLGFGLIGFRLYLADGVTTAAVKISFNTRVPADAQLYKYTEENGWQVYSNAVFAANRKSVTIVLEDGGEGDEDGVVNGVIVDPSGISYSTESDSAAISATTSDASSSGGGGCFIGTATGLSGTVSAAAAWMTMILLGTGALFAAAFHKVGK; from the coding sequence ATGAAAGCAACCTTACGATCCTCCTTCACGATCCTGATCCGTTCCATGGCGACCGTACTTTTCAGCGCGACGCTGGCGCTGGGAGCCAACGTGACCCTGCAATGGGACGCCAACGATCCGGAGCCGGAAGGCTACCGGGTCTTCGCACGCGAAAGCGGCGCCAGCTATAATTACGACAGTCCCATCTGGGAAAGCGATGAGGCCAGCGAGACCACCTGCACCCTGATCGGCCTGACCGAGGGCACGAACTACTATTTTGTGGTTCGGGCCTATGACGGCGATCTGGAAAGCGCCGATTCCGAAGAGGTGAGCTACACGCCGGCCGCTGCCACGGTCAACCAGGCACCGGTAGCCGAAGCCGGGTCCAGCCAGAGCGTTTACGAAGAAGCGGCGGTGACCCTGGACGGCTCGGGTTCCAGCGACGCCGACGGCAGCATCGCGAGCTACCTGTGGGCGCAGACCGGCGGAACTTCGGTTGTGCTGAGCAATGCCGCCACGGCTTCGGCCTCGTTTGCCGCCCCGGTCGTCGACCTTACCGGAGAGACCCTGACCTTCAGCCTGACCGTGACCGACGATGAAGGCGAGAGCGATACGGATACCGTTACGGTCAGCGTGCTCAAATCCTCCAGCACCGACGTGGACGGCGACAACGTGCCCGACGTGCTGGACCTTTTCCCCGAGGATGCCAGCGAATGGGCCGACAATGACGGCGACGGCATCGGCGACAACGCCGATATCGACGACGACAACGACGGCATGAGCGACACCTGGGAAGAGACCTACGGCCTGAATCCGCTGACCGACGACGCCGACCTGGATGCCGACGGCGACGGCGTGTCCAACATCGACGAGTACACCGCCGACTCCGATCCGACCACTGTGCCGGGCAACACCGCCCCCGATGCGCCGACCATCGAAGAGGTTTCTTCAGCCGATACGGTTTCGCTGACGCCGGTGCTGGTCACCGCGGCCTACTTCGATGCCGACAACGACGACCACTTCAAGTCCCAGTGGCAGATCGGCACGGACAGCGATTTTGACACCCTGATTATGGACAAGACCAGCAAGGTTCAGCTGACCGCCTACGAAGTCGGCAAGATGGTGCTGGACGTCGATACGGCCTACTACTGGCGGGTCCGCTTCATCGACACGGACAACGGCGTCTCCGAGTGGTCCGAGACCGGCAGCTTCATTACCATCGCCGCAGAGACAGCCGGCGATGCGAACCTCGACGGAATCCCCGACAGCCAGGAAGTGGGTGACGCCGTGGACGTCAACGAAGACGGCGTGGCCGACAGTCTGGAAGGCGACATCATGAGTTTTGCCACGGTGGAAGGGCAGACCCTGGTGGGTGTGGAGCCGATCTCCGAGGGGATCACCCTGGTGTCGGTGGAATCCATCGCTTCCGATACGATCACCGATCAATCGGTGCAGCTGGGTTTCGGCCTGATCGGTTTCCGCCTGTACCTGGCCGACGGCGTGACCACGGCCGCGGTGAAGATCTCCTTTAACACCCGCGTGCCCGCCGATGCCCAGCTGTACAAGTACACCGAGGAAAACGGCTGGCAGGTCTATTCCAATGCCGTGTTCGCGGCCAACCGAAAATCGGTCACCATCGTCCTGGAGGACGGCGGCGAAGGCGATGAGGACGGGGTGGTCAACGGCGTGATCGTGGATCCCTCGGGCATTTCCTATAGCACCGAATCCGACAGCGCGGCCATATCCGCCACCACCAGCGACGCTTCCTCCTCCGGTGGCGGCGGCTGTTTCATCGGCACCGCAACGGGCCTTTCCGGCACGGTTTCTGCGGCTGCTGCTTGGATGACCATGATCTTGCTGGGAACCGGGGCGCTGTTTGCAGCCGCTTTCCATAAAGTTGGAAAATAA
- the lpxA gene encoding acyl-ACP--UDP-N-acetylglucosamine O-acyltransferase produces the protein MIHPTAIVSPDADIDEDVEIGAYSIIGEDVTIGKGTFIGPHVVIDPQVDIGAGCRIFQFAAIGAIPQDLKFGGEKSRVRIGPDVTIREFVTIHRGTEPGGGLTEVGEKSFLMAYTHVAHDCRVGKMVVLANNTTLAGHITIGNHATVGGLVAIHQFVRIGDYAFVGGKSAVVKDVPPYVIAAGDRAVLHGLNRVGLKRHGFSDQAMSALKKTYRILFRYGLTLNEAIERVHAEVEMVPEVEQFIGFIKASSRGVTR, from the coding sequence ATGATACACCCGACAGCGATCGTGAGCCCCGACGCCGATATCGACGAGGACGTGGAAATCGGGGCCTATTCAATTATCGGCGAGGATGTGACCATCGGCAAGGGGACCTTTATCGGCCCCCATGTGGTCATCGATCCGCAGGTGGATATCGGTGCCGGATGCCGGATTTTTCAATTCGCGGCCATCGGCGCCATCCCCCAGGACCTGAAGTTCGGCGGAGAAAAAAGCCGTGTAAGAATTGGCCCGGACGTAACCATCAGGGAGTTCGTCACCATTCACCGCGGCACGGAACCCGGCGGTGGCCTTACAGAGGTGGGAGAGAAATCGTTTCTGATGGCATACACGCATGTTGCCCATGACTGCCGGGTCGGGAAAATGGTGGTACTGGCCAACAACACGACGCTGGCAGGCCATATCACCATCGGCAACCACGCCACCGTCGGTGGTCTTGTGGCGATCCATCAATTTGTCCGAATTGGCGATTATGCTTTCGTCGGCGGCAAATCCGCAGTGGTCAAGGATGTTCCGCCGTACGTCATTGCCGCCGGCGACCGTGCCGTATTGCACGGCCTCAACCGTGTCGGCCTGAAACGGCATGGTTTCTCGGACCAAGCCATGTCCGCGCTGAAAAAGACATATCGGATTCTGTTCCGCTACGGACTGACCCTGAACGAAGCGATCGAACGCGTCCACGCCGAAGTGGAAATGGTTCCGGAAGTCGAACAGTTCATCGGGTTTATCAAAGCCTCCTCGAGAGGGGTGACCCGATAG
- a CDS encoding OmpH family outer membrane protein: MQLRNQWLILTMLTVFLTAGSALGADVAKIGVVEFQRLFENSDAGKEIKAEITEKGKKMEAELKEKGAEIEELKKRLEREALVMSKEMREEKEREFRIKVNDIKTLQKKYEGQLQGLQKDLMKDLQAETLEVIDEIGKSGGYLMIMDKRGVLYSPSTIDITDEVIQKFNQRYAAKKKK; this comes from the coding sequence ATGCAATTGCGCAACCAATGGCTCATCCTGACAATGCTGACTGTTTTTTTGACCGCAGGATCGGCACTGGGTGCCGATGTCGCCAAAATCGGCGTGGTGGAGTTTCAGCGTCTGTTCGAAAATTCGGATGCCGGAAAAGAAATCAAGGCTGAAATCACTGAAAAAGGAAAAAAGATGGAAGCCGAATTGAAGGAAAAAGGCGCCGAAATCGAAGAGTTGAAAAAACGGCTGGAACGGGAAGCCCTTGTAATGAGCAAGGAGATGCGGGAAGAAAAAGAACGCGAATTCAGAATCAAGGTCAACGATATCAAGACCCTGCAGAAAAAGTACGAAGGCCAGCTGCAAGGATTGCAGAAGGACCTGATGAAAGACCTTCAGGCCGAAACGCTGGAAGTTATCGACGAAATCGGAAAATCCGGGGGCTATCTGATGATCATGGACAAGCGGGGTGTGCTCTACTCGCCGAGCACCATTGACATCACCGACGAAGTGATCCAGAAATTCAACCAACGCTACGCTGCGAAAAAGAAAAAATAA